In the genome of Mycteria americana isolate JAX WOST 10 ecotype Jacksonville Zoo and Gardens chromosome 7, USCA_MyAme_1.0, whole genome shotgun sequence, one region contains:
- the SPATA1 gene encoding spermatogenesis-associated protein 1, which produces MSFSQMRPRTSQLVELHGFYVPEEVWNFKLNTVPVALTSKFISAGFIRVSPHITLRVLREKLGEYLGGVPVADEFRFLKCIGKKLAVVKAKQETELELKLFAPPYAIYPELYLLPGVEYFEDVYPLSTSTQQRHHFHAEANGSRLSSLPQQKPEKSKRFLESIQRSHWLENQEVHSPVKWGEKEPVPVLHTKHERDHNNRIQEKQIQFREEDQNGSNGSLFAPSNSNPADWESGESDMLLQTSQQNHLSQNEKEHNTPKWNDKTKGTALTLHVNHSDEQGQNNQTPQNHIKYQKELSTKLLITNMENNDHQKDTKLRRDRTRDAGIPKTMKDQTTEYVHKPQSLQQYGTGKSIADPGEKLDSQADQNKQNHLTCPKEYISPPSPLFLALPVNPAQVPAIQAEEKKVVEQLQQMKKDRRHMEKTREELIKKAKGLLEQNKLRRYHVREEWKKKYFETKKATVSLEDALNKLRQDLELYHQKLLLQLEARDSRKQPNNTTNSKNYTIIRITAVQHELDQLRRKLDDKKMKLIIEIKMRKQAASDLRALRAELTQKKIHSALILQSRKSGI; this is translated from the exons ATGTCATTCAGTCAAATGAGACCTCGAACTTCACAG TTGGTGGAGCTCCATGGTTTTTATGTCCCAGAAGAAGTGTGGAACTTCAAGCTGAATACAGTTCCTGTAGCTCTTACTAGCAAATTCATCTCAGCCGGGTTTATAAG GGTGTCTCCTCACATCACATTAAGAGTGCTACGTGAGAAGCTTGGAGAATACCTGGGTGGAGTTCCAGTTGCAGatgaattcagatttttaaaatgcatcgGGAAAAAACTAGCAGTG gtgaaagcaaagcaagaaacagaactGGAGCTGAAGTTATTTGCTCCCCCTTAT GCAATTTATCCTGAGTTATATTTATTACCTGGAGTGGAATACTTTGAAGATGTTTATCCATTATCAACATCAACTCAACAGAGACATCACTTTCATGCAGAAGCTAATGGATCAAGATTATCCAGTCTTCCCcaacaaaaacctgaaaaaagcaaACGATTTTTAGAAAGCATACAACGCAGTCATTGGCTAGAAAATCAGGAAGTGCACAGTCCTGTGAAATGGGGTGAGAAAGAACCTGTTCCAGTTTTGCACACAAAACATGAGCGAGACCATAACAACAGGATtcaagaaaaacagatacagTTTAGAGAAGAAG ATCAAAATGGATCTAATGGATCTCTCTTCGCACCAAGTAATTCAAATCCTGCAGACTGGGAGTCTGGAGAGAGTGATATGCTATTACAGACCTCTCAGCAAAATCATCTCAGCCAGAATGAAAAGGAGCATAATACTCCTAAGTGGAATGACAAAACCAAAGGAACTGCTCTTACTCTTCATGTAAACCACAGTGATGAACAAGGCCAGAATAACCAAACACCCCAAAATCACATTAAATATCAAAAGG AACTAAGCACCAAACTGCTCATtacaaacatggaaaataatGACCACCAAAAAGATACCAAACTAAGAAGAGACAGAACACGGGATGCTGGAATTCCTAAAACAATGAAAGACCAAACCACAGAATATGTACACAAACCCCAAAG CTTGCAGCAATACGGAACTGGCAAGTCTATAGCTGATCCTGGTGAAAAACTGGATAGTCAG GCAGatcaaaacaagcaaaatcatCTTACTTGTCCAAAAGAATATATTTCGCCTCCTAGTCCGCTTTTTCTGGCACTTCCTGTAAATCCAGCTCAAGTTCCTGCAATTCAGGCAGAAG AAAAGAAGGTGGTAGAACAATTGCAACAAATGAAGAAAGACAGAAGGCACATGGAAAAAACTAGAGAAGAACTGATCAAAAAAGCTAAAGGGCTACTGGAACAAAATAAGCTGAGGAGATACCACG TTCGTGAAGAATGGAAAAAGAAGTACTTTGAAACTAAGAAAGCTACGGTTTCACTGGAGGACGCTTTAAACAAACTGCGACAAGATTTAGAACTTTACCACCAGAAATTACTCTTGCAGTTGGAAGCCAGAGATAGCCGAAAACAACCAAACAATACGACAAACTCCAAG AATTACACAATCATCCGGATTACTGCAGTGCAGCATGAGCTTGATCAACTGAGGAGGAAGCTGGatgataaaaaaatgaaactcatAATAGAAATTAAG ATGAGAAAGCAGGCAGCATCTGATTTACGAGCACTGAGAGCGGAACTGACACAGAAGAAGATTCATTCAGCTTTAATTCTCCAGTCCAGAAAATCAGGAATTTAA
- the CTBS gene encoding di-N-acetylchitobiase, whose product MGRPWGRWLLPLGLLLLLGGPAAGACPCQDPRLCRPVTGTGGFEVFVFDVGKETWKSYDWSKITTVAAFGKYDPELMCYAHSKGARIVLKGDVPLKDIVDPAERVAWISQQVDLAKKQYMDGINIDIEQEVNETSPEYYALTELVKETTDAFHREIPGSQVTFDVAWSPACIDKRCYNYTGIADACDFLFVMSYDEQSQIWTDCVAKANAPYLQTLVGYEEYINMGIDPKKLVMGVPWYGYDYVCQNLSKDHVCSLSKVPFRGAPCSDAAGRQVPYGAIMKQVNSSLSGVLWDEVQKSPFYEYQDSLGYFHQVWYDDPRSISLKAAYVKNRGLRGIGMWNGNSLDYSREAVAEQQTEAMWQALTP is encoded by the exons atggggcggccgtggggccggTGGCTCCTGCCGCTcggcctcctgctgctgctgggcggcCCTGCCGCCGGTGCGTGCCCCTGCCAGGACCCGCGGCTCTGCCGCCCCGTCACGGGCACCGGCGGCTTCGAG GTCTTCGTGTTCGATGTGGGAAAGGAAACCTGGAAATCCTATGACTGGTCAAAAATTACAACTGTAGCTGCTTTCGGAAAGTATGATCCTGAGCTCATGTGCTATGCTCACTCTAAAGGCGCCAGGATAGTACTGAAAG GTGATGTACCTCTTAAGGACATTGTTGATCCTGCTGAAAGAGTGGCGTGGATATCCCAACAGGTGGACCTTGCAAAAAAACAGTATATGGATGGAATTAACATAGATATAGAGCAAGAAGTTAACGAAACCTCCCCTGAGTATTATGCTTTAACAGAGCTCGTTAAAGAAACTACAGATGCTTTTCACAGAGAAATACCAGGATCACAG GTAACATTTGATGTGGCTTGGTCACCAGCATGCATAGATAAAAGGTGCTACAACTACACTGGGATTGCAGATGCCTGTGACTTCTTATTTGTGATGTCATATGACGAACAGAGCCAGATCTGGACAGACTGTGTTGCAAAAGCCAATGCTCCTTACCTGCAGACTTTAGTTG GATATGAAGAGTACATTAATATGGGCATTGATCCTAAGAAGCTTGTGATGGGTGTCCCCTGGTATGGCTATGACTATGTCTGCCAAAACCTGTCAAAG gatcACGTTTGTTCCCTTTCCAAAGTACCTTTCCGTGGGGCTCCTTGCAGTGATGCTGCAGGGCGTCAGGTCCCCTATGGAGCAATAATGAAGCAGGTGAACAGTTCTCTTTCAGGGGTGCTGTGGGATGAGGTACAGAAATCTCCATTTTATGAATACCAG GATTCTCTTGGTTACTTCCACCAAGTATGGTATGATGACCCTCGCAGCATCTCTCTAAAAGCAGCATATGTGAAGAATCGAGGTTTAAGGGGGATTGGCATGTGGAATGGAAATAGTCTTGATTATTCCAGGGAAGCTGTAGCAGAGCAACAAACTGAAGCAATGTGGCAAGCCCTGACACCGTAA